Part of the Streptomyces sp. NBC_01460 genome, CGTGCCGTCCGGGCCGGGGGGCGTGCACGATCGAGCCGTCGCCGACGTACATCCCGACGTGGCTGGCGTCGCTGTGGTAGATGATCAGATCGCCGGGGCGCATGTCCTGGACGGGGATGTGCGGCAGCTGCCGCCACTGCTCCTGGGACGTCCGGGGGATCGGCCTCTTCGCCGCGGCCCAGGCCTGTGAGGTCAGCCCCGAGCAGTCGTACGAAGAGGGGCCTTCGGCTCCCCAGACGTACGGCTTGCCTATCTGGGCGGTCGCGAAGGCCAGCGCCTTCTTCCCGGCGGGGCTCGCCTCGCGGTTGATGTCCTTGAGGGCGCCGGAGGAGAGCCAGGCGGCCTGCGCCGTGGACGCGGCGTCCTTCTCCAACTGGAGGAGCCTGGCCTGCTCCTCCTTCGCCAGCTGGGATTCGAGCTTCTCCGCCGCCTCGATCTGCGCGTCGATGCTCTTCTTCGCCTTGGCCTGCTTGACGCGAGTGGCCTCGATCTTCTCCCAGTTGAGGCTCGCGTCCTTGGTATACGTCTCCAAGTCCTCCTGTGCGCGCTCCAGTTCGGTCAGCATGCCCTTGGTGGCCTGCTGGCCCTGCCTGGCCTGGTTGACGCCGTCCAGGAAGAGGTTCGGGTCACCGCTCAGGACCAGCTGCGCGCCCGGAGGGAGCCCGCCGGTGCGGTACTGCTCGCGGGCCACGGCGCCGGCCTTGTCCTTCAGCTCCGCGATCCTCGCCTGGCCGTCGGCGATCGCCTTGGTCAGCCGGACGATCTCGCCGGACTGCTTCTCGGCCTGCTCCTCGGCGAGGTTGTACGCGTCGGTGGCCGCCCCGGCCTTGCGGTAGAGGGTGTCGATCTCGTCGCGCACCTCCTCCAGGCTCTTCCCGGTGGCGGCGGGCGCGGTGGCGGTCGGTGTGGGCTCGGGGATCGGGGCGGCCATGGCCTGGACCGGCGCGGTCAGCAGGGCCAGTGCGCAGACCAGAGTGATCGCGGCGCTGGCACAGTGGCGTCGGTTCACAAGCTCCCCCTCCGGGCGAAAGGCAACGAAAGCCATATCGCGTACATCTGACTTACCGTCAGTAACGTTTGCGTGACGACGCGATCGTGCCATGTTGTCCCGTAAAGCAACAGAGGTTCGTGCCACCCTGCCCGTCACACAGGGGGACGAACGGTGAGGGGCGGGTGTTCCCGGGTCCGGTGGGGTTCACCGCCGGTTCCTCCGCGTGCGCCGCCTCTCACCCGCCCCTTCCCCGGGCCCCCGCCTCACACCGGCTGCGGGCCGCCCCTCACCCGCCCGGGCGCAGGGCCTCCCAGCGCACCGTGATCTCGCCCTGCCGCCACCGGCGTTCGCCGTCCGTCAGCGGCCAGTCGACGGAGACCGCACGGACCGCCGCGATCCAGCGCTGCCGCGCCCCCAGGGACGCGTACGGGGAGGCCGTGGCCCAGGCCCGGTCGAGGTCCCGCAGGAAGGCGTGGACCGGTTCGCCCGGCACGTTGCGGTGGATCAGGGCCTTGGGGAGGCGCTCGGCGAGGTCGGAGGGGCGTTCCAGTGAGCCGAGCCGGGTCGCGAAGGTCACCGTGCGCGGCCCCTCGGGGCCGAGCGCGACCCATACGTGCCTGCGGCCGATCTCGTCGCAGGTGCCCTCGACCAGCAGGCCGTCCGGGGCGAGCCGGGCGCACAGCCGCTGCCAGACCGCGGCGACCTCGCCCTCGTCGTACTGGCGCAGCACGTTCGCGGCCCGGATGAGGACCGGCCGGCCCGCCACGGGGATCTCGAAGCCGCCGTGCGCGAAGGTGAGGCCCTCGCGCTCGTACGGCTGTGCCGCCGCGACCCGGGCCGGGTCGATCTCGATGCCCACGACGGCGGTGCGCGGCTCGGCGGTGCGCAGCCGCTCCAGCAGCTCGACGGCGGTCCACGGCGCGGCGCCGTAGCCGAGGTCGACCGCGACGGGGGCGTCGCTGCGGCGCAGGGCGGGGCCGTGCGTGGCGGCGATCCAGCGGTCCATGCGGCGCAGCCGGTTGGGGTTGGTGGTCCCGCGGGTCGCGGTGCCGATGGGGCGCTGGTGCATGAAAGGGAGCGTATGCGACGCGGAGGAGGGCACACGCGGAGCGGCGGGGCCCGCCGGACCTCGTCCGGCACGCCGGGCGGATCGCAATGATTTGGCAAAGCGGAAATGAAAGGCTGAGTTCCGCTGTTCTGGCCCTTCGAGGGGGCCTTGTGCCCCGTACGCGTCATGCCCTGAGCGAGGAGGAGCGGACCCGTGAGCCAGTACGTCTCCCGGCTCGGCAGCAGCCGTGCGGCACCCCGCATCCGCTTCCCGGGCGGCTTCGCCGGACACCGCAAGCCCCGCCGCGTCGCGATGCTCTCCGTGCACACCTCCCCGCTGCACCAGCCCGGCACCGGCGACGCGGGCGGCATGAACGTCTACATCGTCGAGCTGGCCAAGCGCCTCGCCGCGATCGGCATCGAGGTCGAGATCTTCACCCGGGCCACCACCGGCGGACTGCCCCCGACGGTCGAGCTGGCGCCCGGGGTCCTGGTCCGCCACATCGACGCGGGGCCGTACGAGGGCCTGGCCAAGGAGGAGCTGCCCGCTCAGCTCTGTGCCTTCACCCACGGTGTGATGCAGGCCTGGGCGGGTCAGCGCCCCGGCTACTACGACCTGGTCCACTCCCACTACTGGCTCTCCGGACAGGTCGGCTGGCTGGCCGCCCAGCGGTGGGGCGTGCCCCTCGTCCACGCCATGCACACCATGGCGAAGGTCAAGAACGCCGCGCTCGCCGAGGGCGACACCCCCGAGCCCGCCGCCCGCGTCATCGGTGAGACCCAGATCGTGCACGCCTCCGACCGGCTCATCGCGAACACCGCGGGGGAGGCCGACGAGCTCATCCGCTTCTACGAGGCGGATCCGGCGTCGGTCGCCGTCGTACACCCCGGCGTCAATCTGGAACGCTTCCGCCCCGGAGACGGCCGCGCCGCCGCCCGGGCCCGTCTCGGCCTGCCGCAGGACGCGCTGA contains:
- the mshA gene encoding D-inositol-3-phosphate glycosyltransferase; its protein translation is MSQYVSRLGSSRAAPRIRFPGGFAGHRKPRRVAMLSVHTSPLHQPGTGDAGGMNVYIVELAKRLAAIGIEVEIFTRATTGGLPPTVELAPGVLVRHIDAGPYEGLAKEELPAQLCAFTHGVMQAWAGQRPGYYDLVHSHYWLSGQVGWLAAQRWGVPLVHAMHTMAKVKNAALAEGDTPEPAARVIGETQIVHASDRLIANTAGEADELIRFYEADPASVAVVHPGVNLERFRPGDGRAAARARLGLPQDALIPLFAGRIQPLKAPDVLLRAVAVLMERDPSLRSRIVVPVVGGPSGSGLAKPEGLQKLAARLGIADVVRFHPPVGQDQLADWFRAASVLVMPSYSESFGLVAIEAQAAGTPVVAAEVGGLPVAVKDGVSGFLIPGHEPAAYAQALGRFADDPELASRMGEAAAAHAQSFGWDTAASATADVYTAAMLDHRRRARAHHG
- a CDS encoding class I SAM-dependent methyltransferase, producing MHQRPIGTATRGTTNPNRLRRMDRWIAATHGPALRRSDAPVAVDLGYGAAPWTAVELLERLRTAEPRTAVVGIEIDPARVAAAQPYEREGLTFAHGGFEIPVAGRPVLIRAANVLRQYDEGEVAAVWQRLCARLAPDGLLVEGTCDEIGRRHVWVALGPEGPRTVTFATRLGSLERPSDLAERLPKALIHRNVPGEPVHAFLRDLDRAWATASPYASLGARQRWIAAVRAVSVDWPLTDGERRWRQGEITVRWEALRPGG
- a CDS encoding C40 family peptidase, whose protein sequence is MNRRHCASAAITLVCALALLTAPVQAMAAPIPEPTPTATAPAATGKSLEEVRDEIDTLYRKAGAATDAYNLAEEQAEKQSGEIVRLTKAIADGQARIAELKDKAGAVAREQYRTGGLPPGAQLVLSGDPNLFLDGVNQARQGQQATKGMLTELERAQEDLETYTKDASLNWEKIEATRVKQAKAKKSIDAQIEAAEKLESQLAKEEQARLLQLEKDAASTAQAAWLSSGALKDINREASPAGKKALAFATAQIGKPYVWGAEGPSSYDCSGLTSQAWAAAKRPIPRTSQEQWRQLPHIPVQDMRPGDLIIYHSDASHVGMYVGDGSIVHAPRPGRHVTLTGAGTMQILGVVRPDK